One window of Phaenicophaeus curvirostris isolate KB17595 chromosome 22, BPBGC_Pcur_1.0, whole genome shotgun sequence genomic DNA carries:
- the LOC138729892 gene encoding natriuretic peptides A-like, protein MQVPALCCGALVLLLVLPRAGAQPGDGGHSAELRSLQDLLEALGQLREEEEEPGLEDEAVAGDEDDGSEWDLSWAAPLPAPSPPQLAEGQSRWMSLLSSYRRRHFSGCFGMRMERIGTQTGLGCNQYKARRNSPIALRALGQWPSGPGTDANTRNAHNAHPLPPGSSSPTGLIHFPTRITE, encoded by the exons ATGCAAGTCCCAGCTCTCTGCTGCGGGGCCTTGGTGCTGCTGCTtgtcctgccacgggcaggagCGCAGCCAGGCGACGGCGGGCACAGTGCGGAACTGCGGTCCCTGCAG gaCCTCCTGGAGGCGCTGGGGCAGCTccgggaggaggaagaagaaccaGGCCTGGAGGATGAGGCGGTGGCcggggatgaggatgatggctccgaGTGGGATCTCTCCTGGGCTGCCCCGCTCCCggcccccagccctccccagctggcagaggggcagagccGCTGGAtgagcctcctctcctcctacAGACGGAGGCACTTCTCTGGCTGCtttgggatgaggatggagcgGATCGGCACGCAGACGGGGCTGGGATGCAACCAGTACAAAGCCC GTAGGAACAGCCCCATCGCTTTACGAGCCCTCGGGCAGTGGCCTTCAGGACCCGGGACAGACGCCAACACCCGCAACGCCCACAACGCCCACCCGCTCCCCCcgggctcctccagccccactgggCTCATCCACTTCCCcaccagaatcacagaataa
- the LOC138729893 gene encoding chymotrypsin-like elastase family member 2A — protein MLGVLFAVLTLAAAGTLYVTLVSRGRRLYLLLYHINHSLYLYLAIFKPPQPSLKLNLLLLNPTSYFVHLPALGCGVPAYPPLVSRVVGGEDARPYSWPWQASLQHNSTGKWSHTCGGTLIATNWVLTAAHCIRSSRTYRVFLGKYNLAAEEEGSIALPPEKIIIHENWNPDKIANGYDIALIKLTEHVTLTDHIQLACLPPAQSILSSNTACYVTGWGRLQTNGPLPDDLQQGLLLVVDYSTCSQPSWWGSSVKPTMVCAGGDGVISSCNGDSGGPLNCQGADGRWEAHGIVSFGSSLGCNYYHKPSVFTRVSAFDSWIQQVMATN, from the exons ATGCTTGGAGTCCTCTTTGCTGTGCTGACTCTGGCAGCTGCAGGTAC GCTTTACGTAACATTGGTCAGTCGTGGCCGACGGCTGTATCTGCTCTTGTATCACATTAATCACAGCCTGTATTTGTACCTCGCGATATTTAAACCCCCACAACCCTCTCTTAAATTAAATCTTCTACTTTTAAACCCCACGTCCTATTTTGTACATCTTCCAGCCCTTGGCTGCGGGGTTCCTGCCTACCCACCCCTTGTGTCAAGAGTTGTTGGAGGGGAAGATGCGCGACCTTACAGCTGGCCCTGGCAG GCCTCCCTGCAACACAATTCAACTGGGAAATGGTCTCACACCTGCGGAGGAACCCTCATTGCAACCAACTGGGTGTTGACAGCCGCTCACTGCATCAG GTCTTCTAGGACTTATCGTGTCTTTCTTGGAAAATACAACCTAGCAGCTGAGGAAGAAGGATCAATCGCACTACCTCCAGAAAAAATCATTATCCATGAGAACTGGAATCCAGATAAGATTGCAAATGG GTACGACATTGCTTTGATCAAACTCACTGAACACGTCACCTTAACCGACCACATCCAGCTGGCCTGCCTCCCCCCTGCTCAAAGCATCCTCTCCTCCAACACCGCCTGCTACGTGACGGGGTGGGGAAGGCTGCAGA CAAATGGACCTCTTCCAGATGACCTGCAGCAAGGCTTGTTGCTGGTGGTGGATTACTCGACATGTTCCCAGCCAAGCTGGTGGGGAAGCTCAGTGAAACCCACCATGGTTTGCGCTGGTGGGGATGGAGTCATCTCCAGTTGTAAC GGGGACTCGGGTGGCCCACTGAACTGCCAGGGTGCAGATGGCAGGTGGGAAGCGCACGGCATCGTCAGCTTTGGCTCTTCTCTTGGCTGCAACTATTATCACAAGCCTTCTGTCTTCACCCGGGTCTCTGCTTTCGACAGCTGGATCCAGCAG GTTATGGCAACCAACTGA
- the KIAA2013 gene encoding uncharacterized protein KIAA2013 homolog, translated as MWLQQRLKGLPGLLSSSWARRLLLLPALLLGAYWWLGAARRGAARGAEPRGAAALCAQAGAGAWRAQAERGDAFALPEGLELAGNGFVLLDAAAGRLWVRGGGGGGALPTDYPALVRLKALGGRGEARAVVAALRDGAVRKVRCVQTGPGASAGDCVTVREEVVAHRSRPHLYLQRIRIANPTERVAAFEVSGPGAAPALGGRFATSLEKVEERQFLLSSGRLLLAGSSKVVLVVVAAKKLVSRVQVAPKSHFDETLLSVVYTSEPIEVARLEETFSKLRESAKKEMLEVMQMGVEDLLQEHRQTWSDLFISGVEMRKITDSHTPSSETVNMTLYYVLSSMPAPLLDPLISHEDREKMEASLNYADHCFSGHATMHAENLWPAKLTSVAQVLQLSDLWKLTLQKRGCKGLVAAGVHGLMQGMVLSFGGLQFTENHLQFQADPDVLHNSYSLRGIHYNKDLINLAVLLDAEGKPFLHVSVKFQDKPVKLYACEAGCMNEPVELTSEARGHTFPVMVTQPITPLLYISTDLVHLQDLRHTLHLKAILAHEEHMAKQYPGLPFLFWFSVASLITLFHLFLFKLIYNEYCGPGAKPLFRSKV; from the exons ATGTGGCTGCAGCAGCGGCTGAAGGGGCTGCCGGGGCTGCTGTCGAGCAGCTGGGcgcggcggctgctgctgctgccggcGCTGCTGCTGGGCGCCTACTGGTGGCTGggcgcggcgcggcggggcgCGGCGCGGGGCGCGGAGCCGCGCGGGGCCGCCGCTCTGTGCGCGCAGGCCGGGGCGGGCGCGTGGCGGGCGCAGGCGGAGCGCGGCGATGCCTTCGCGCTGCccgaggggctggagctggcgGGGAACGGCTTCGTGCTGCTGGACGCGGCCGCGGGGAGGCTGTGGGTgcgggggggaggaggaggaggggcgCTGCCCACCGACTACCCGGCCCTGGTGAGGCTGAAGGCgctgggagggagaggggaggcgAGGGCGGTGGTGGCGGCGCTGCGGGACGGGGCCGTGAGGAAGGTGAGGTGCGTTCAAACCGGGCCCGGGGCGAGCGCCGGGGACTGCGTGACGGtgagggaggaggtggtggcCCACCGGAGCCGGCCGCATCTCTACCTGCAGCGCATCCGCATCGCCAACCCCACGGAACGCGTGGCGGCTTTCGAGGTGTCGGGGCCCGGGGCGGCCCCCGCGCTGGGAGGCCGCTTCGCcaccagcctggagaaggtggaggagaggCAGTTCCTGCTCTCCTCCGGTCGCCTGCTGCTGGCCGGCAGCTCCAAGGTGGTGTTGGTGGTGGTGGCGGCCAAGAAGCTGGTGAGCCGGGTGCAGGTGGCACCCAAATCCCACTTCGACGAGACGCTGCTCTCCGTGGTGTACACCTCGGAGCCCATCGAGGTCGCCAGGCTGGAGGAGACCTTCAGCAAGTTGAGGGAGTCGGCCAAGAAAGAGATGCTGGAGGTGATGCAGATGGGCGTGGAAGATCTTCTCCAGGAACACCGACAGACCTGGTCAGACCTGTTCATTTCAG GGGTTGAAATGAGAAAGATCACAGATTCGCATACGCCATCCAGTGAGACTGTTAACATGACCCTCTACTACGTACTGTCGAGCatgccagctcctctgctggaTCCACTCATTAGTCATGAGGACAGAGAAAAAATGGAAGCCAGCCTGAACTACGCTGACCACTGCTTCAGCGGCCACGCGACCATGCACGCAGAGAACCTGTGGCCAGCCAAGCTGACCAGCGTCGCCCAGGTCTTGCAGCTCTCAGACCTGTGGAAGCTAACTCTCCAAAAACGAGGATGCAAGGGTCTTGTGGCAGCCGGAGTCCACGGACTCATGCAGGGAATGGTGCTTAGTTTTGGGGGTCTGCAGTTCACAGAAAACCACCTTCAGTTTCAGGCTGACCCTGATGTACTTCATAACAGCTATTCGTTACGTGGGATCCATTACAATAAGGACTTGATTAATCTAGCTGTTCTGCTGGATGCTGAAGGAAAGCCCTTCTTGCACGTGTCTGTGAAATTCCAAGACAAGCCCGTTAAACTGTACGCGTGTGAGGCAGGCTGTATGAACGAGCCTGTGGAGCTGACCTCAGAGGCACGAGGCCATACGTTTCCCGTCATGGTGACTCAACCCATCACGCCACTGCTTTATATTTCGACAGATTTGGTTCACTTGCAGGACCTGAGACACACACTCCATCTAAAAGCTATTCTGGCCCATGAGGAACACATGGCCAAGCAATACCCAGGCTTACCCTTCCTCTTCTGGTTCAGCGTGGCCTCCTTGATCACATTGTTTCACTTGTTTCTGTTCAAACTCATCTACAATGAATATTGCGGGCCAGGAGCCAAGCCGCTCTTCAGGAGTAAGGTATAA